A genome region from Triticum aestivum cultivar Chinese Spring chromosome 2B, IWGSC CS RefSeq v2.1, whole genome shotgun sequence includes the following:
- the LOC123043021 gene encoding uncharacterized protein yields MPRKEIYAGNIEQAVRRIIPSLEDMSNTAHKAIYFDAWHGLAASAVLRAIAEDPPPSLLKKFDKIIHVDCSSWKSQRALQKTIAQELKLPHWVMDIFDRQDEEDDFRGVDEGSRAEIGFVGREIFQVLMGHRCLVVFHNGSNDMINLSGFGIPQGEFFETKVLWTFRGRLRLNPRISEKVDSSHLFLYDHSMGHGWNYLLQNEAREIARHINKLPEVLEECCLYLLVLNSQGGNVMDYDWATHASSYWVCDGIIKGGQSDEAWEVAAALHQYIHIEDYSSNEIPSFGHKLKTPWKPRILVKDNFVVHQNSTSFFISAVASDSDPPLRPLPNGLFHLSDKLCVLKLCRCSFSFSLPPFGGCRSLRFLGLDSCKNQQVLVEGKQDRPPMEFFQSLWVLSICHTDWELDLSAHITEHMHVNIREVHIKKGRVWSRGFPWRKLQNLRKLRLIEPTSPWHTGEMDEFTGMVNMEFLDLSSNSTIQGLPSLSKAASLKTLVLDGCIGLEQVESLPPSLESFSLDAGPRNDDYKAAKISRISIAGVQ; encoded by the exons ATGCCGCGGAAG GAGATATATGCGGGCAACATCGAACAAGCGGTGCGAAGGATAATCCCTTCTTTGGAGGATATGAGCAATACTGCACACAAGGCCATCTATTTTGATGCATGGCATGGGCTTGCTGCTTCTGCGGTGCTTAGAGCCATAGCTGAAGACCCTCCGCCATCTTTGCTAAAGAAATTCGACAAGATCATCCACGTTGATTGCTCCAGTTGGAAAAGCCAAAGAGCACTCCAGAAGACAATCGCACAAGAACTGAAGCTTCCTCATTGGGTAATGGATATTTTTGATAGGCAAGATGAGGAAGATGATTTCAGAGGAGTAGATGAAGGCTCAAGAGCTGAAATAGGATTCGTTGGGAGAGAGATCTTTCAAGTCCTTATGGGCCATAGATGTTTAGTGGTCTTTCATAATGGAAGCAATGATATGATTAATTTAAGTGGTTTTGGCATTCCTCAAGGAGAATTTTTTGAAACCAAAGTATTGTGGACATTTCGAGGAAGGCTTCGGCTCAACCCACGAATTAGTGAGAAGGTGGATAGTTCACATCTTTTTCTTTATGATCACTCGATGGGTCACGGTTGGAATTATTTGCTGCAAAATGAGGCTAGAGAAATTGCTAGGCACATAAATAAGCTTCCTGAAGTACTTGAAGAGTGTTGCCTGTATCTACTGGTATTAAATTCTCAAGGAGGTAATGTCATGGACTACGACTGGGCCACCCATGCTTCGAGCTATTGGGTATGTGATGGGATTATAAAGGGAGGTCAGTCGGACGAAGCATGGGAGGTTGCGGCTGCTCTGCATCAATACATACATATAGAGGATTATTCATCTAATGAAATTCCCTCTTTTGGTCATAAACTGAAGACTCCTTGGAAACCGCGGATATTGGTCAAGGACAACTTTGTTGTGCATCAAAATTCAActtctttttttatttctgctGTTGCAAGTGATTCCGATCCTCCATTAAGGCCCTTACCTAATGGCTTGTTTCATTTGTCGGACAAACTTTGTGTTCTCAAGTTATGCCGATGCAGCTTCAGTTTTTCTTTACCTCCTTTCGGTGGTTGCCGCAGCTTAAGGTTCCTCGGATTAGATAGCTGCAAGAATCAACAAGTATTAGTAGAAGGGAAGCAAGATAGACCACCAATGGAATTTTTTCAGAGCTTATGGGTTCTAAGCATATGTCACACTGATTGGGAGTTGGATTTGTCAGCACACATCACAGAGCATATGCATGTAAACATTAGGGAGGTGCATATAAAGAAAGGAAGGGTTTGGTCCCGCGGTTTTCCATGGAGAAAATTGCAGAACCTTCGTAAGCTTCGACTGATTGAGCCTACATCACCTTGGCATACAGGTGAAATGGATGAATTTACAGGTATGGTGAACATGGAATTCCTTGACCTATCAAGCAATAGCACAATACAAGGTTTGCCAAGTCTCTCAAAAGCAGCTAGCCTTAAGACTCTGGTACTAGATGGTTGCATTGGTTTGGAGCAGGTTGAAAGTCTCCCTCCATCACTTGAATCATTCAGCTTAGATGCAGGACCAAGAAATGATGATTACAAGGCAGCCAAAATAAGCCGCATCTCAATTGCTggagtacagtag